The following proteins come from a genomic window of Saccharomyces mikatae IFO 1815 strain IFO1815 genome assembly, chromosome: 7:
- the MRX20 gene encoding Mrx20p (similar to Saccharomyces cerevisiae YFR045W; ancestral locus Anc_3.556) produces MTYPFEYLKTSLQLQPKGTTFEIILPQVKSYFAGCSALNVAAFGKTILRFITFDKLCHSLNNNIDNSDNFQRLTGENLLIAGTLTGIAESLFIIPFENIKTSMIQSAMVDYKKLQRVQPETSAKPTFHKTSTKATPVARIDKLFPTIKHMYQTRGPSAFVQGATPTIFRQVANTSIQFTAYTAFKRLLQGRHDKASSVITGLATSFTLVAMTQPIDVVKTRMMTQNAKTEYKNTLNCMYRIFVQEGMATFWKGSIFRFMKVGISGGLTFTVYEQVSLLLGFSSRS; encoded by the coding sequence ATGACATATCCGTTTGAGTATTTAAAGACCAGCCTGCAATTGCAACCCAAGGGCACCACTTTTGAGATCATTTTGCCGCAGGTTAAGTCGTACTTCGCTGGTTGCTCTGCTTTGAACGTGGCAGCATTTGGTAAGACTATTTTAAGGTTTATTACATTTGACAAGTTGTGTCactctttgaataataacatTGATAACAGTGataattttcaaagacTAACAGGCGAGAACCTCTTAATTGCTGGTACATTGACAGGGATAGCAGAGAGTTTGTTTATTATTCCTTTTGAGAACATCAAGACCAGTATGATTCAATCAGCTATGGTCGATTATAAGAAATTACAGAGAGTTCAACCAGAAACCAGCGCAAAGCCAACTTTCCATAAGACGTCGACCAAAGCTACCCCTGTGGCCCGTATAGATAAGTTGTTCCCCACGATTAAACACATGTATCAGACAAGAGGCCCTTCGGCATTCGTCCAAGGAGCAACGCCTACTATATTTAGGCAAGTCGCTAACACTTCTATTCAATTTACCGCATACACTGCATTCAAACGGCTGTTGCAAGGAAGACACGACAAGGCGTCGTCAGTAATTACAGGTTTAGCAACATCTTTCACACTTGTGGCCATGACTCAACCCATCGATGTCGTAAAGACAAGAATGATGACTCAAAATGCCAAGACCGAATATAAGAATACGTTGAATTGCATGTATAGAATATTTGTCCAAGAGGGCATGGCCACATTTTGGAAGGGTTCCATTTTTAGATTTATGAAGGTTGGAATCTCTGGTGGGCTAACGTTTACTGTTTATGAACAGGTTAGTTTGTTGCTAGGCTTCTCCTCTAGGTCTTAA
- the CNN1 gene encoding centromere-binding protein CNN1 (similar to Saccharomyces cerevisiae CNN1 (YFR046C); ancestral locus Anc_3.559), producing MSTPRKTAGDNEDTEISEIRTPFRERALEEQRLKDEILIRNTPGYRKLLSTSTKSHDILNKDPNEVRNFLQDLSQVLARKSQGDDTIARKVRARNLIDELTHEGNRIEQDGSLQGEGENTTDNNTSNGMQAGYTSLSQTIFSKLQEREKGLKSRKIDPIVIQDAPMIENEDEMMVNLPNNINDVSMDVLRASPGLAGDATEDSQVDDPESSFVMQQEERLPDSMPNAEEDEKEEQAEKEEYSLLSASDEELDDFEGEPVRLNIPAVRHSSVKPLQIMDLKHLTRQFLSENEIILPNQTWSTIQEESLNIMDFLKQRIGTLQKQDLVDSFIDMGIINNVDDMFELAHELLPLEFQSIIETYLF from the coding sequence ATGAGTACTCCAAGAAAGACTGCCGGTGACAATGAAGATACAGAAATTTCAGAGATTAGAACCCCTTTTCGTGAGAGGGCCCTTGAAGAGCAACGTCTTAAGGATGAAATACTAATCAGGAATACACCCGGTTATAGAAAACTACTATCCACGTCTACTAAATCTCATGATATCCTTAATAAAGATCCTAACGAAGTACGAAATTTCTTGCAAGATTTAAGCCAAGTGCTAGCACGCAAATCGCAAGGCGACGATACAATTGCTCGCAAGGTTCGAGCTCGTAATCTAATAGATGAACTGACGCACGAGGGAAACCGAATAGAGCAAGATGGCTCTCTTCAGGGTGAGGGTGAAAACACAACAGATAACAACACTAGCAATGGGATGCAAGCAGGTTATACTTCATTATCACAAACtatattttcaaagttgcaagagagagaaaaaggCTTGAAAAGTAGAAAGATTGATCCTATCGTTATACAAGATGCTCCAATGATAGAAAATGAGGATGAAATGATGGTGAATCttccaaataatattaatgatGTCTCTATGGATGTTTTAAGAGCGTCACCAGGTCTTGCAGGTGATGCAACAGAGGACTCGCAAGTAGATGATCCCGAGTCATCTTTTGTAATGCAACAAGAAGAACGACTACCCGATTCTATGCCAAACGCtgaggaagatgaaaaagaagaacaagcTGAGAAAGAGGAATATTCATTACTAAGTGCCAGTGATGAAGAGTTGGATGATTTCGAAGGCGAACCCGTGCGTCTAAATATTCCTGCGGTGAGACATTCTTCAGTAAAACCGTTACAGATAATGGACTTGAAACATCTAACAAGGCAATTCTTGagtgaaaatgaaataatatTACCGAATCAAACGTGGTCCACCATACAAGAagaatctttgaatattatGGATTTTCTGAAACAAAGGATCGGTACGTTGCAAAAGCAAGATCTTGTAGATTCGTTCATTGATATGGGTATTATAAATAATGTCGATGACATGTTTGAGCTAGCACACGAATTGCTTCCCTTGGAATTTCAATCAATAATTGAAACTTACTTGttttaa
- the BNA6 gene encoding nicotinate-nucleotide diphosphorylase (carboxylating) (similar to Saccharomyces cerevisiae BNA6 (YFR047C); ancestral locus Anc_3.563), which yields MPVYKHLLPVNGAWRQDVTNWLSEDVPSFDFGGYVVGSDLKRANLYCKQDGMLCGVSFAQEVFNQCELQVEWLFEEGSFLKPSKTDSGKLVVAKIIGPAKNILLAERTALNILSRSSGIATASQKIVSLARSTGYKGIIAGTRKTTPGLRRLEKYSMLVGGCDTHRYDLSSMVMLKDNHIWATGSITNAVKNARAVCGFAVKIEVECLSEDEATEAIEAGADVIMLDNFQGDGLKKCAQSLKSKWNGKKHFLLECSGGLKLDNLEEYLCDDIDIYSTSSIHQGTSVIDFSLKLAH from the coding sequence atgcctGTATATAAGCACTTATTGCCTGTTAACGGTGCATGGAGACAAGATGTCACTAATTGGCTTAGCGAAGAcgttccttcttttgatttcgGGGGTTATGTTGTTGGGTCTGACCTGAAGAGAGCCAACTTGTACTGCAAGCAAGATGGTATGTTGTGTGGTGTTTCCTTTGCGCAAGAAGTCTTCAATCAATGTGAATTGCAAGTTGAATGGTTGTTCGAAGAAGGCTCTTTCTTGAAACCTTCGAAGACAGACTCCGGCAAGCTTGTTGTGGCCAAAATAATCGGACCTGCTAAAAACATCTTATTGGCAGAAAGAACCGCTTTGAACATCCTCAGCAGAAGCAGTGGAATTGCCACAGCCTCGCAAAAGATTGTTAGTTTGGCACGTTCGACTGGCTATAAGGGGATCATTGCGGGAACAAGGAAGACTACACCGGGATTACGTAGGTTAGAAAAGTACTCTATGCTTGTCGGTGGGTGCGACACCCATAGATATGACCTTTCATCAATGGTAATGCTTAAAGACAACCACATTTGGGCTACTGGTTCTATCACCAATGCAGTAAAGAATGCCAGGGCTGTGTGTGGGTTTGCTGTGAAGATTGAGGTGGAGTGTTTAAGTGAGGATGAAGCGACAGAAGCCATTGAGGCTGGTGCAGATGTCATCATGTTGGATAACTTCCAAGGTGACGGTTTGAAAAAGTGTGCTCAAAGTTTAAAGAGCAAGTGGAATGGTAAAAAACATTTCCTCTTGGAATGTAGTGGAGGCTTGAAATTGGACAACCTCGAAGAGTACTTGTGCGATGACATTGACATTTACAGCACTAGTAGTATTCATCAAGGTACATCTGTGATTGATTTCTCATTGAAACTCGCACACTAA
- the RMD8 gene encoding Rmd8p (similar to Saccharomyces cerevisiae RMD8 (YFR048W); ancestral locus Anc_3.568), whose product MSYKANQPSPGEMPKRSPSILVTDARTSKNRMSAPFAGHAAGSRKSMENKNLVRSQGVRSSNIGSSSLQNPTHPRRRSSGRFSDISIDNILSDNSDIPSARREERLSSSSNDRPRNYERLSSRRKMINPLPPRTSKTSQKLVLIPEEDDLSHFQTMPTNALDRQRPRVGSMKPNSFDRLPRHSRDKSMARITAYNVADGFNLNQLYKFLHETHEVSPRLYDECLYVAYTLPLLPGKGGFRIKSNISKKTVGGKTLIDNLIDTSEQRDHHYEYYSGVETVEDANNNYELEANGNNNSTNQDTTIVPDHLPNPVGQQDSFNPMEPQFFAEETPLEIEERERTERINMLKKEEKDIDGSNGEKNDESEPVSYVNDGKDHHAYSACFSPPASSASTQSALSSSRDDFNRVYEVHSDNGHDGNDRHAEIFIFHYGVIVFWNFTEIQEKNILGDITFAGYKSLMIRPLDEQDIETEQFHFEYDRDTERPRIFNDIVTLRSGDHIIELTLSHAIAQSSKLSRFESRISPILISVTKLPKRLALYGTLGLKREQLLKKSGKLFKLRVDVNLSSTILDTPEFFWSFEPSLHPLYVAMREYLEIDQRVQVLNDRCKVFLEFFDICVDSVAERNMARVTWWFILVILFGVIFSLTEIFVRYVIIHRHIST is encoded by the coding sequence ATGAGTTATAAGGCTAACCAACCATCTCCCGGGGAGATGCCCAAAAGGTCACCTTCTATCCTGGTGACGGACGCAAGAACATCCAAGAATAGGATGAGTGCGCCATTCGCTGGCCATGCTGCTGGCAGCAGGAAGAGCATGGAGAACAAGAATCTCGTGAGGTCTCAGGGTGTTCGATCTTCCAATATTGGCTCTTCTTCGCTGCAAAATCCCACTCATCCAAGAAGGCGATCGTCTGGTAGGTTTAGCGATATATCCATCGATAATATTCTCTCTGATAATTCAGATATACCATCTGCTAGAAGGGAGGAAAGACTTTCCAGCTCTTCAAATGATAGACCTCGCAATTATGAGCGTTTGAGTTCGCGTAGAAAGATGATTAATCCCTTACCTCCAAGAACATCGAAGACGTCACAAAAATTAGTACTGATACCTGAAGAAGACGACTTGAGTCACTTCCAAACTATGCCTACGAATGCATTGGATAGACAAAGACCAAGAGTTGGTTCTATGAAGCCCAATTCCTTCGATCGTCTACCTCGACATTCAAGGGACAAGTCCATGGCAAGAATCACTGCGTATAACGTTGCTGACGGCTTCAACCTAAATCAGTTGTATAAGTTTCTGCATGAAACTCATGAAGTCTCACCAAGACTGTACGACGAATGTTTATACGTAGCGTATACTTTACCACTACTGCCAGGTAAGGGTGGCTTCAgaataaaatcaaatatatctaAGAAAACAGTGGGTGGTAAGACATTGATTGATAATTTGATAGATACAAGCGAACAAAGAGACCACCATTATGAGTACTACTCAGGAGTTGAAACCGTGGAAGACGCAAATAATAATTATGAACTGGAGGCTAATGGAAATAACAACAGTACTAATCAAGACACTACAATAGTCCCTGACCACCTACCGAATCCAGTTGGTCAGCAGGATTCTTTCAATCCTATGGAACCGCAGTTTTTTGCAGAAGAAACTCCTTTAGAAATAGAGGAACGAGAAAGAACCGAAAGAATAAACATGCTAAAGAAGGAGGAGAAAGATATTGATGGAAGTAATGGcgaaaaaaatgatgaaagtgaGCCTGTAAGCTATGTGAACGATGGTAAAGATCATCATGCGTACTCAGCTTGTTTTTCGCCGCCAGCGTCATCAGCATCTACACAGTCTGCCCTTTCCTCATCACGAGATGATTTTAATCGTGTATACGAAGTTCACAGTGACAATGGCCACGACGGCAATGACAGACATGCAGagattttcattttccatTATGGTGTTATCGTCTTCTGGAACTTCACTGAAattcaagagaaaaatatccTTGGTGATATAACATTTGCAGGCTATAAGAGCTTAATGATCCGACCATTAGATGAACAGGATATTGAAACTGaacaatttcattttgaatATGACAGGGATACGGAAAGGCCAAGAATTTTCAACGATATCGTCACATTGCGTTCAGGGGACCACATTATCGAGTTAACACTATCACATGCTATCGCgcaatcttcaaaattatcaagATTCGAATCCAGGATTTCGCCCATTTTGATATCAGTCACGAAATTACCGAAAAGACTAGCATTATATGGTACTCTTGGGTTAAAAAGGGAacaacttttgaaaaaatcaggGAAGCTTTTTAAATTAAGAGTGGATGTTAACCTTTCTTCTACCATATTGGATACACCTGAGTTTTTTTGGTCGTTCGAACCAAGTTTGCATCCACTTTACGTGGCAATGAGGGAGTATTTGGAGATCGACCAAAGGGTTCAAGTATTAAATGATCGTTGTAAGGTCTTCCTGGaattctttgatatatGTGTCGATTCCGTTGCTGAAAGAAACATGGCCCGTGTTACATGGTGGTTTAttcttgtcattttatttgGAGTCATATTTTCACTAACTGAAATTTTCGTTCGTTATGTAATTATACACCGTCATATATCTACGTAG
- the KGD4 gene encoding alpha-ketoglutarate dehydrogenase subunit KGD4 (similar to Saccharomyces cerevisiae YMR31 (YFR049W); ancestral locus Anc_3.572), with protein MIATPIRLAKSAYEPMIKFVGTRHPLVKHAAESIIHPCATNGMLPGSKECIPANKFMENYKPFRVVPIKHGTSASFSPSKTSAFVDRPLGKGELASIFELPTRFQYKPINENEVESINSGGAW; from the coding sequence ATGATTGCTACGCCTATAAGATTAGCAAAGAGTGCTTATGAGCCGATGATCAAATTTGTCGGCACGAGGCATCCGTTAGTGAAACATGCTGCTGAGAGCATTATTCATCCATGCGCTACGAACGGAATGTTACCTGGCAGCAAAGAATGTATTCCTGCAAATAAGTTCATGGAAAACTATAAGCCATTTCGCGTAGTGCCAATAAAGCATGGTACTAGCGCTAGCTTCAGCCCTTCGAAAACCTCCGCGTTCGTTGACAGACCATTGGGTAAAGGTGAACTTGCTTCCATTTTCGAGCTACCTACCAGGTTCCAGTATAAGCCCATCAACGAGAACGAAGTGGAAAGCATAAATAGCGGTGGCGCATGGTGA
- the PRE4 gene encoding proteasome core particle subunit beta 7 (similar to Saccharomyces cerevisiae PRE4 (YFR050C); ancestral locus Anc_3.574), translating into MNHDPFSWGRPADSTYGAYNTQIANAGVSPMANTQQPIVTGTSVISMKYDNGVIIAADNLGSYGSLLRFNGVERLIPVGQNTVVGISGDISDMQHIERLLEDLVTENAYDNPLADSEEALEPSYIFEYLATVMYQRRSKMNPLWNAIIVAGVQSNGDQFLRYVNLLGVTYSSPTLATGFGAHMANPLLRKVVDRESDIPKTTVQTAEEAIINAMRVLYYRDARSSRSFSLAIIDKNTGLTFKKNLQVENMKWEFAKDIKGYGTQKV; encoded by the coding sequence ATGAATCACGATCCTTTTAGTTGGGGCAGGCCCGCAGATTCCACCTATGGAGCTTACAATACACAAATTGCCAACGCAGGCGTATCTCCCATGGCTAACACACAGCAACCAATAGTTACAGGTACTTCCGTTATATCGATGAAATATGACAATGGGGTTATTATTGCAGCAGATAACTTAGGATCTTATGGATCTCTTCTAAGATTCAATGGCGTGGAAAGGCTTATCCCTGTGGGTCAGAACACCGTTGTGGGTATATCAGGTGACATTTCTGATATGCAACACATTGAGAGGCTGTTAGAGGATCTCGTTACTGAAAATGCGTACGATAATCCTTTGGCTGATTCTGAAGAAGCACTCGAGCCCAGCTATATCTTCGAATATCTAGCTACCGTTATGTACCAACGAAGATCTAAGATGAATCCACTTTGGAATGCCATTATTGTTGCAGGTGTACAATCTAACGGTGACCAATTCTTAAGATATGTCAACCTTCTAGGCGTTACGTACTCGTCTCCCACTTTGGCCACAGGATTTGGTGCACACATGGCCAACCCACTATTAAGAAAAGTTGTAGATCGAGAATCCGATATCCCGAAGACCACCGTACAAACTGCAGAAGAAGCAATCATAAATGCGATGAGAGTTCTTTATTATAGGGATGCCCGCTCTTCCAGAAGCTTCTCGTTGGCCATCATTGACAAAAACACAGGTCTAACTTTCAAGAAGAACTTGCAAGTCGAAAATATGAAATGGGAGTTTGCGAAGGATATCAAAGGCTACGGTACTCAAAAAGTTTAA
- the RET2 gene encoding coatomer subunit delta (similar to Saccharomyces cerevisiae RET2 (YFR051C); ancestral locus Anc_3.575), whose protein sequence is MVVLAASITTRQGKPLLSRQFKDLSKDRVLELLSNFQNLVTEISSDHTFVEDKHVRYVYRPFDNYYIILITNRQSNIIKDLSTLNLFSQTINSYLSSFQDQEIFHNAFEILSSFDEIVSMGGYKENLSFTQVQTYLSMESHEERIQEIIERNKEIEATEERKRRAKEIARKEHERKHGFASPNGDYDGANRFMASKDPNVTNAINSYYSHASPAAQQSYLQSSHAAVAEVAPIVSPMATSHRTGPSSTGGMKLGGSAGRRSGAVPRPSAISSTTSGTPPPEEDVPENNGILISIKEVINAEFSRDGTIHSSELKGVLELRINDHDLSHSNLKLADSIDVRDKSFQFKTHPNIDKQAFLSSKLISLRDKSKAFPANDQSLGVLRWRKIAPAEDDSLVPLTLTTWVSPSESQQGFDVIIEYESVLESELADVVFTIPVFPQEPVDINTDSSTCPDAEVVNMDQETGTSIKISKIGANEAGALAFTIEAPYEDALYPMTVSFQESTRDKSAKSFTGMAIHSVVMANDHDQEFPYDVIASLKSDEYLVQ, encoded by the coding sequence ATGGTTGTGTTGGCTGCTTCTATTACTACTCGTCAGGGAAAACCCCTTCTATCGAGACAATTTAAAGATCTGTCCAAAGATCGGGTCCTAGAGTTGTTGTCCAACTTCCAGAACCTCGTTACCGAGATCTCGTCAGATCACACGTTTGTTGAGGATAAGCACGTGCGCTACGTGTATAGACCCTTCGACAACTATTACATTATCCTTATCACAAACCGCCAATCTAACATCATCAAGGATTTGTCCACGTTGAATCTGTTTTCGCAGACAATCAACTCCTATTTGTCTAGTTTCCAAGATCAGGAGATTTTTCACAATGCCTTTGAGATTTTGTCTTCATTCGATGAAATTGTGTCGATGGGTGGGtacaaagaaaacttgTCTTTTACCCAGGTGCAAACATACTTATCTATGGAATCGCACGAAGAAAGGATCCAAGAAATTATTGAGCGtaacaaagaaattgaagctACTGAGGAAAGGAAGCGTCGTGCCAAGGAAATCGCCAGGAAGGAGCACGAAAGAAAACACGGGTTTGCGTCTCCAAACGGCGATTACGATGGTGCGAACAGGTTTATGGCCAGCAAAGATCCAAACGTCACGAACGCCATCAACAGTTACTACTCCCATGCTTCTCCTGCTGCGCAACAATCTTATCTACAAAGTTCCCACGCCGCTGTTGCTGAGGTGGCGCCGATAGTCTCTCCAATGGCTACATCTCATCGTACAGGACCTTCCTCCACTGGCGGTATGAAGTTGGGTGGTAGCGCCGGAAGAAGATCGGGTGCCGTACCACGTCCAAGCGCAATATCTTCTACCACCTCTGGCACACCTCCTCCGGAGGAGGATGTTCCGGAGAACAATGGTATCTTGATATCCATTAAGGAAGTAATAAATGCGGAGTTTTCCAGAGACGGTACCATCCATTCTTCGGAATTGAAAGGTGTCTTGGAACTAAGAATTAATGACCATGACTTGTCCCACTCAAACCTAAAGCTAGCAGACTCTATTGATGTTCGCGACAAATCCTTTCAATTTAAGACCCATCCAAATATAGATAAACAGGCGTTCCTATCCAGTAAATTGATTTCCCTACGTGATAAGTCCAAGGCTTTCCCAGCCAACGACCAAAGTCTGGGTGTTCTAAGATGGCGTAAAATTGCTCCCGCAGAGGATGACTCATTGGTTCCATTAACTCTAACTACTTGGGTCTCCCCCTCCGAATCACAACAAGGCTTCGATGTCATCATCGAATACGAGAGCGTCTTGGAATCAGAACTTGCTGATGTGGTCTTTACCATTCCAGTGTTCCCTCAGGAACCAGTTGACATAAATACGGATTCTTCCACGTGCCCCGATGCTGAAGTTGTCAACATGGACCAAGAAACGGGAACTTCCATTAAGATTAGTAAAATCGGTGCCAACGAAGCAGGTGCACTAGCATTCACTATAGAAGCTCCATACGAAGACGCTCTGTACCCAATGACTGTTTCCTTTCAAGAATCCACCAGAGACAAATCTGCCAAGAGCTTCACCGGTATGGCCATCCATTCTGTTGTAATGGCCAACGATCATGATCAAGAGTTCCCTTACGACGTCATTGCCTCCTTGAAGTCTGACGAATACCTTGTCCAATAG
- the RPN12 gene encoding proteasome regulatory particle lid subunit RPN12 (similar to Saccharomyces cerevisiae RPN12 (YFR052W); ancestral locus Anc_3.580), producing the protein MPSLAELTKSLSIAFEQGDYAACEKLLPPIKIELIKNNLLIPDLSIQNDIYLNDLTITKRILEVGALASIQTFDFDGFENYFNQLKPYYFSSSHTLSESDKKSKLISLYLLNLLSRNNTTKFHSELQFLDKHIKNLEDDSLLSYPIKLDRWLMEGSYQKAWDLLQSGSQNIAEFDSFTDILKSAIRDEIAKNTELSYDFLPLSNIKALLFFNNEKETEKFALERNWAIANSKVYFNNQSKETADYEDETMHEEDPKTNIIEKAMDYAISIENIV; encoded by the coding sequence ATGCCTTCGTTAGCCGAATTGACCAAGTCGTTAAGCATAGCCTTCGAACAGGGCGATTATGCCGCATGTGAGAAACTGTTGCCCCCGATTAAGATCGAGCTTATCAAGAATAACCTTTTAATACCAGACTTGTCCATTCAGAATGATATCTACTTGAATGATTTGACTATCACTAAAAGGATTCTCGAAGTGGGTGCCCTTGCCAGCATCCAGACATTTGATTTTGACGGATTTGAGAATTATTTTAACCAATTGAAACCTTACTACTTCAGCAGCAGCCATACATTATCCGAATCTGACAAGAAGTCAAAGCTGATAAGCCTGTATTTGTTGAATTTATTGTCTCGGAATAACACAACCAAGTTTCACTCAGAATTGCAGTTTCTAGATAAACATATCAAAAACTTGGAAGACGATTCGCTTTTGTCTTATCCGATCAAGCTGGACAGATGGCTTATGGAAGGCTCGTACCAAAAGGCGTGGGATCTTTTGCAATCTGGCTCTCAAAATATTGCAGAATTCGACTCTTTTACCGATATTCTGAAATCGGCTATAAGAGACGAAATTGCGAAGAATACCGAACTGTCCTATGATTTCCTCCCTCTGTCTAACATAAAAGCacttctcttcttcaacaacgaaaaagaaaccgAAAAATTTGCGTTAGAAAGGAACTGGGCCATTGCTAACTCGAAAGTTTACTTCAATAATCAATCAAAGGAGACAGCCGATTACGAAGACGAAACGATGCATGAAGAAGACCCAAAAACAAACATTATCGAAAAAGCAATGGATTATGCTATAAGTATCGAAAACATCGTGtaa
- the HXK1 gene encoding hexokinase 1 (similar to Saccharomyces cerevisiae HXK1 (YFR053C) and HXK2 (YGL253W); ancestral locus Anc_3.581), translating to MVHLGPKKPQARKGSMADVPKELMDEIHELEDMFTADSETLRKVVKHFIDELNKGLTKKGGNIPMIPGWVMEFPTGKESGDYLAIDLGGTNLRVVLVKLSGNHTFDTTQSKYKLPHDMRTTKHQEELWSFIADSLKDFMVEQELLNTKETLPLGFTFSYPASQNKINEGILQRWTKGFDIPNVEGHDVVPLLQKEISKRELPIQIVALINDTVGTLVASYYTDPETKMGVIFGTGVNGAFYDVVSDIEKLEGKLADDIPKESPMAINCEYGSFDNEHLVLPRTKYDVAVDEQSPRPGQQAFEKMTSGYYLGELLRLVLVELNEKGLMLKGQDLTKLKQPYIMDTSYPARIEDDPFENLEDTDDIFQKDFGIKTTLPERKLIRRLCELIGTRAARLAVCGIAAICQKRGYKTGHIAADGSVYNLYPGFKAAAAKGLRDIYGWTGDANEDPIKIVPAEDGSGAGAAVIAALSERRIAEGKSLGIIGA from the coding sequence atggtTCATTTAGGTCCAAAGAAACCACAAGCTAGAAAGGGTTCCATGGCTGACGTTCCCAAGGAACTGATGGATGAGATTCATGAACTGGAAGACATGTTTACTGCCGACAGCGAAACCTTAAGAAAAGTGGTTAAACACTTCATCgatgaattgaataaaGGTTTGACCAAGAAGGGTGGTAACATCCCAATGATTCCAGGTTGGGTCATGGAATTCCCAACAGGTAAGGAGTCTGGGGACTATTTGGCTATTGATTTGGGTGGTACCAACTTGAGAGTCGTGCTGGTCAAATTGAGTGGTAATCACACCTTTGACACCACACAATCCAAATATAAACTGCCACATGACATGAGAACCACGAAGCATCAGGAGGAGTTGTGGTCATTCATTGCTGACTCTTTGAAAGACTTTATGGTTGAACAAGAATTACTAAACACTAAGGAAACCTTGCCACTAGGTTTCACTTTCTCATATCCCGCTTCTCAGAATAAAATTAACGAAGGTATTTTGCAAAGATGGACCAAGGGTTTCGACATTCCAAACGTTGAAGGCCATGATGTTGTCCCATTGctacaaaaagaaatatccaAGAGGGAATTACCAATTCAAATTGTAGCATTAATTAATGATACTGTTGGTACTCTGGTTGCCTCCTACTACACTGACCCAGAAACTAAGATGGGTGTGATTTTTGGTACTGGTGTTAACGGTGCCTTTTATGATGTTGTTTCTGATATCGAGAAGTTGGAAGGTAAACTAGCGGACGACATTCCAAAGGAATCTCCAATGGCTATCAATTGTGAATATGGTTCCTTCGATAACGAACACTTGGTCTTGCCAAGAACAAAGTACGATGTTGCTGTTGACGAACAATCTCCAAGACCAGGCCAACAAGCCTTTGAGAAAATGACCTCTGGTTACTACTTGGGTGAATTGCTACGTTTAGTGTTGGTTGAATTGAACGAAAAGGGTCTGATGTTGAAGGGTCAAGATTTAACCAAATTGAAGCAACCATACATCATGGACACTTCTTACCCAGCAAGAATTGAAGACGATCCATTTGAAAACTTGGAAGACACAGATGACATCTTCCAAAAGGACTTTGGTATCAAGACTACCTTACCAGAACGTAAATTGATCAGAAGACTTTGTGAATTGATTGGTACCAGGGCTGCTAGATTGGCTGTTTGTGGTATCGCTGCTATTTGCCAAAAGAGAGGCTACAAGACTGGTCACATTGCTGCCGATGGTTCTGTGTACAACTTGTACCCAGGCTTCAAAGCGGCTGCAGCCAAGGGTCTAAGAGATATCTATGGGTGGACTGGTGATGCCAACGAAGACCCGATCAAGATCGTTCCAGCTGAAGATGGTTCCGGTGCAGGTGCTGCCGTTATTGCCGCATTGTCCGAAAGAAGAATTGCCGAAGGTAAGTCTCTTGGTATCATTGGCGcctaa